Proteins from one Malania oleifera isolate guangnan ecotype guangnan chromosome 4, ASM2987363v1, whole genome shotgun sequence genomic window:
- the LOC131153745 gene encoding early nodulin-like protein 5: MATFFFISFCKIFLLFSLVSFLKPFSVSSVEFQVGDGTGWAVPNSETGQSYNQWASENRFQISDTVHFKYQNDSVMEVTGEEYERCVSPRPSFFSNTGDTVFVLDRPGYFYFISGITSHCLDGEKMIIKVLEPEKERSSSSSSSSSLSPSQASSQSYSSGPSSVTNTADVSGAKKKGYGNVPPNYAVYDSIVFILVDLLLGLFAR, translated from the exons ATGGCGACCTTCTTCTTCATCAGCTTCTGCAAAATCTTCCTCCTCTTCTCTCTCGTCTCTTTTCTCAAACCCTTCTCTGTCAGTTCCGTCGAGTTCCAGGTCGGAGATGGCACGGGCTGGGCTGTTCCCAACTCCGAGACAGGCCAAAGCTACAACCAGTGGGCTTCAGAAAACAGGTTCCAGATCAGCGATACTGTTC ATTTTAAGTACCAGAATGATTCGGTAATGGAGGTGACGGGGGAGGAGTACGAGAGATGCGTTTCCCCTCGGCCGTCGTTCTTCTCCAACACCGGAGACACCGTGTTTGTGTTGGACCGGCCGGGGTACTTTTACTTCATCAGCGGCATCACCTCCCACTGTTTGGACGGCGAGAAAATGATCATCAAGGTGTTGGAGCCTGAGAAAGAAAggtcgtcgtcgtcgtcgtcgtcgtcgtcgcTGTCCCCGTCGCAAGCGAGCAGCCAGAGTTACAGCAGCGGCCCCTCCTCTGTTACGAACACCGCCGACGTGAGCGGTGCAAAGAAGAAAGGCTACGGCAACGTTCCTCCGAATTATGCAGTGTATGACTCCATTGTTTTTATTCTTGTTGATCTGCTTCTTGGCTTGTTTGCCCGTTAA
- the LOC131153340 gene encoding protein MIZU-KUSSEI 1 encodes MRTIMSRSPHESSFSFSRRYFHWRRKAEDEEDDEEEEILNFSSPSVCCEKDKEVEIINPKAVVPRKKLSLVSVSKLRSAFSIFGKSRSSMSSSGLGTRVVGTLFGYRRGHVHFAFQEDPKLRPAFLIELATPTSVLVREMASGLVRIALECEKKAEKKGVKLLGEPLWRTYCNGKKCGYAMRRECGAEEWMVLKAVEPISMGAGVLPGNGVGSEGELMYMRAKFERVVGSKDSEAFYMMNPDGSGGPELSIYLLRV; translated from the coding sequence ATGAGGACAATCATGTCCAGGTCTCCTCATGAgtcctccttctccttctccagGAGATACTTCCACTGGAGAAGGAAAGCGGAGGACGAAGAAGACGACGAAGAGGAAGAAATCCTCAACTTCAGCTCCCCCTCAGTTTGTTGCGAgaaggataaggaagtggagatCATCAACCCCAAAGCGGTAGTTCCCAGAAAGAAACTGTCACTCGTTTCAGTTTCAAAGCTCCGATCGGCTTTTTCCATTTTCGGTAAGAGCCGATCGTCCATGTCCTCGTCAGGACTTGGAACCCGGGTGGTCGGTACCCTTTTCGGATATCGACGCGGGCATGTTCACTTTGCTTTTCAAGAAGATCCCAAGTTGAGACCGGCCTTCTTGATCGAATTGGCAACGCCGACAAGCGTGTTGGTCCGGGAAATGGCATCGGGACTGGTCCGAATCGCGCTGGAGTGCGAGAAGAAGGCAGAAAAGAAAGGGGTGAAGTTGCTGGGGGAGCCACTGTGGCGGACATACTGCAATGGCAAGAAATGTGGGTATGCAATGAGGAGGGAGTGTGGGGCGGAGGAGTGGATGGTGCTGAAAGCTGTGGAGCCTATTTCAATGGGGGCTGGCGTATTGCCGGGGAATGGAGTTGGGTCCGAAGGCGAGCTCATGTACATGAGAGCCAAGTTTGAGCGAGTTGTTGGGTCTAAAGATTCAGAAGCTTTCTATATGATGAACCCTGACGGCTCTGGAGGTCCTGAACTCAGTATCTATCTGCTTAGAGTttag